A portion of the Oxynema aestuarii AP17 genome contains these proteins:
- the asnB gene encoding asparagine synthase B, whose amino-acid sequence MCGIAGIWGDKDQTSVKAMMDSLIHRGPDAEGMFVSTSVEGILGHRRLSIMDPEGGNQPIYGRQKSRAIVANGEIYNFKQLRSGLSDRYDFNTSSDTEAILHLYEESGTDVLQQIDGMYAFAIADGDSLFAARDPIGIKPLYYGEKDGSFLFASELKAIAPHCRNVREFPPGSLFHSDSGFSSFYSVPDLDPELATDADYWIPRLRETLETAVVKRLMSDVPLGAFLSGGLDSSLIAAIARQHQSPLHTFSVGIEGSKDLEAARLVSRHLDTIHHEYTITAKEVREKLPEIIYFLESYDQDLVRSAIPCYFTSRLAAQHVKVILTGEGADELFAGYTYYKDIPDEATLHRELRRSVTSLHNINLQRVDRLTMAHSIEGRVPFLDLKMIELGQRIPAKLKLVGSPVTEKWILRKTFEDLLPEQIVWRVKEQFDEGSGTVDLLSEMLASAIDPEAAQGYARQHPDANLRSPEECYYHQIFMDVFDRPEPILDNVARWSERPL is encoded by the coding sequence ATGTGTGGTATTGCCGGGATTTGGGGCGATAAAGACCAAACAAGCGTTAAAGCGATGATGGATTCCCTGATTCACCGGGGACCCGACGCGGAAGGGATGTTTGTCTCCACCAGTGTCGAGGGGATCTTGGGTCATCGTCGCCTGAGTATCATGGATCCGGAAGGTGGCAATCAACCGATTTACGGTCGTCAAAAAAGTCGGGCGATCGTCGCCAACGGGGAAATTTACAATTTCAAACAGTTACGCTCGGGTCTGAGCGATCGCTACGACTTCAACACCAGCAGCGATACGGAAGCAATTTTACACCTGTACGAAGAAAGCGGTACGGACGTTTTACAGCAGATTGACGGGATGTACGCTTTTGCGATCGCCGACGGGGATTCCCTGTTTGCGGCGCGCGATCCGATCGGGATCAAACCCCTGTACTACGGCGAAAAAGACGGTTCTTTCCTGTTCGCCTCGGAACTCAAGGCGATCGCCCCCCATTGTCGCAACGTCCGCGAATTTCCCCCCGGGAGTCTGTTCCATTCCGACTCCGGATTTTCCTCGTTCTACAGCGTTCCGGACCTCGACCCCGAACTCGCTACCGATGCGGACTACTGGATTCCCCGCCTGCGCGAAACCTTAGAAACGGCGGTCGTCAAGCGCTTGATGAGCGACGTTCCCCTCGGCGCCTTTCTCTCCGGCGGACTCGACAGCAGCCTGATCGCCGCGATCGCCCGCCAGCATCAATCCCCCCTGCACACCTTCTCCGTGGGGATCGAAGGCAGCAAGGACCTCGAAGCCGCCCGCTTAGTCTCCCGGCATCTCGACACGATCCATCACGAATACACGATTACCGCGAAGGAAGTTCGCGAAAAACTCCCCGAAATCATCTATTTCCTCGAATCTTACGACCAAGACCTCGTTCGCAGCGCGATTCCCTGTTACTTCACTTCCCGTCTCGCCGCGCAACACGTCAAAGTCATCCTCACGGGAGAAGGGGCCGACGAGCTGTTTGCAGGCTACACCTACTACAAAGATATTCCCGACGAAGCGACCCTCCATCGCGAATTGCGCCGTTCGGTGACCTCGTTACACAATATCAACTTGCAGCGCGTCGATCGCCTGACGATGGCCCATTCCATCGAAGGACGAGTTCCCTTCCTCGATTTGAAAATGATTGAATTGGGACAACGCATTCCGGCGAAATTAAAACTCGTCGGTTCCCCGGTCACCGAAAAATGGATTTTGCGTAAAACTTTTGAAGACTTACTCCCCGAACAAATTGTCTGGCGCGTCAAAGAACAATTTGACGAAGGCAGTGGTACCGTCGATTTGTTGAGCGAAATGCTCGCCTCGGCGATCGATCCCGAAGCAGCACAAGGCTACGCGCGGCAGCATCCCGATGCAAATCTGCGATCGCCTGAAGAATGTTACTACCATCAAATCTTTATGGACGTTTTCGACCGTCCGGAACCAATTTTAGATAACGTCGCCCGTTGGTCCGAACGCCCACTCTAG
- a CDS encoding response regulator: protein MPKILLVEDNEMNRDMLLRRLKRRGFDVAIAIDGGQGVDMATSEAPDLILMDMSLPVLDGWEATRRIKAAPETHSIPIIALTAHAMSGDREKCLDAGCDDYDTKPVEFPRLLEKIKSLISKEATP from the coding sequence ATGCCTAAGATTCTATTAGTTGAAGATAATGAAATGAATCGGGATATGTTGTTACGTCGCCTCAAACGGCGCGGTTTTGACGTGGCGATCGCCATTGACGGAGGCCAGGGAGTGGACATGGCGACCTCGGAAGCTCCGGATCTGATCTTGATGGATATGAGCTTACCCGTCCTCGACGGTTGGGAAGCGACGCGGCGCATCAAAGCCGCCCCAGAAACTCATTCCATCCCGATTATCGCCCTGACCGCTCATGCGATGTCCGGCGATCGCGAGAAATGCTTGGACGCCGGATGCGACGACTACGACACCAAACCTGTAGAGTTTCCCCGATTGCTCGAAAAAATTAAATCTCTCATTTCCAAAGAAGCCACCCCGTAA
- a CDS encoding PAS domain-containing sensor histidine kinase, whose protein sequence is MKPSTLQPVGAFRETPLQEIAILARGTIDPIAPKRRRSCDRIRAGVAPQTQKVCTVMDLHFEKSPSRLVWIYTSLGMTFGCGLTVGCWVWDLAHQDLGLSVTAIATLHDSQPSYWLLDLFPFLFGWLVYQHGLGRSPHPGATPETDRAYLSADPGEAIAASPGNPDDRPRRAAAKPPNGDSHWNAASVALYWQQMPLAAIGLDLDGRIVSWNRAAEQIFGYGDREAIDRPFAPLLVAPPFHDAFERLWHDLLEERQTSQTTYQNLTKQGKIAVCEWYNTPLIDPHGELVGVVALARNISQQVESEAVRREMEYRFRRLAEATFEGILIHNWGTILDANQALATMSGYALEELIGIDGFELLHPDSRAFVREQIARGEERPYEVTALKKDGTTFPVEIQGRSLPFQGETVRVAAIRDISERKRSLEALRRSEARYRAISEMVSDFVYSFEIDADGGEVLGWLTDSFERMTGYRVAEIVRRGGWRELVHPEDAGRYAEFQRQLLEKRSASGEYRIFAKNGEACWLRDTAKWVWDEEQGRYGQILGSVRNISDRKRSEAQTLHTMYLLRKSEAKNRALLNAIPDLMFRFDRAGTVLDLKAVKGVELGTSPVQFVGRPLAELFPAEVADLCMKALERAFKCQDIEIFEYELNLDGEPCSYESRIVASGDNEVLAIVRDITQRKRWERAVSESEEKYRSVVEGVREAIFQTDRAGRLTFLNPAWTEMTGYAVGESLGCSFIDYVHPSDRPKYAQMFARAMARVPGDDDEAIAPGDGVPDFTRPHEVCYLTKAGEMRWMEVNARVCLDDEGAIVGSAGILNDTTERKRAEEQLRQAKAAAEAANQAKSTFLANMSHELRTPLNAIVGYSELLQEDWEELGDDRSIADLQRIQTAGKHLLSLINDILDISKIEAGKMEWELESFEIESLVEEIVASTQPQIAKNNNQLEIIYGPHLGSMYADATKVRQILVNLLGNAAKFTTNGKITLSVRREKTTLRAARSRDRADTIVFCVSDTGIGIAPHQLPKLFEAFSQGDASTTRKYGGTGLGLAICHEFCKMMGGEISVESECDRGSTFTVRLSAVVESPTTPGSNR, encoded by the coding sequence TTGAAACCCTCCACATTGCAACCTGTAGGGGCGTTTCGCGAAACGCCCCTACAAGAAATCGCGATTCTCGCTCGGGGAACAATCGACCCGATCGCCCCGAAGCGTCGAAGGTCGTGCGATCGAATTCGTGCAGGAGTTGCCCCGCAAACCCAGAAGGTCTGTACAGTTATGGATCTCCACTTCGAGAAATCCCCATCCCGTCTCGTCTGGATTTATACCTCCCTCGGGATGACCTTCGGCTGCGGCTTGACCGTCGGCTGTTGGGTATGGGATCTCGCCCACCAAGATCTCGGTTTATCCGTCACCGCGATCGCCACCCTTCACGATTCCCAACCGAGTTATTGGCTTTTAGACCTGTTCCCCTTCTTGTTCGGCTGGTTAGTCTACCAGCACGGCTTGGGGCGATCGCCCCATCCCGGAGCGACCCCAGAAACGGACCGTGCCTACCTCAGTGCGGATCCCGGCGAGGCGATCGCCGCCAGCCCCGGCAACCCGGACGATCGTCCCCGACGGGCGGCGGCGAAACCACCGAACGGAGATTCCCACTGGAACGCCGCCAGCGTCGCCCTTTACTGGCAACAAATGCCCCTAGCGGCGATCGGACTCGACCTCGACGGGCGGATCGTCAGTTGGAATCGAGCCGCCGAGCAGATCTTCGGCTATGGCGATCGCGAGGCGATCGATCGCCCCTTCGCCCCCTTATTAGTCGCGCCCCCTTTTCACGATGCCTTCGAGCGCCTGTGGCACGATTTGCTCGAAGAGCGACAGACCAGTCAAACCACCTACCAAAACCTCACCAAACAGGGAAAAATCGCCGTTTGCGAGTGGTACAACACCCCCCTGATCGACCCCCACGGCGAACTGGTCGGCGTCGTCGCCCTCGCCCGCAATATCAGCCAGCAAGTCGAATCGGAAGCCGTTCGCCGCGAAATGGAATATCGCTTTCGCCGCCTTGCCGAAGCTACCTTTGAAGGCATTCTCATCCACAATTGGGGAACGATTCTCGACGCCAACCAAGCCCTCGCCACCATGAGCGGCTACGCCCTCGAAGAATTGATCGGGATCGACGGCTTCGAGTTACTCCATCCCGACTCTCGCGCCTTCGTGCGCGAGCAAATCGCTCGGGGAGAAGAGCGGCCCTACGAAGTGACCGCCTTGAAAAAAGATGGCACGACCTTTCCCGTAGAAATTCAAGGGCGATCGCTACCCTTCCAAGGAGAAACGGTGAGAGTGGCGGCGATCCGGGATATCAGCGAGCGCAAGCGGTCTCTAGAGGCTCTGCGGCGCAGCGAGGCGCGCTATCGGGCCATTTCCGAGATGGTTTCCGATTTCGTTTATTCTTTCGAGATCGACGCCGACGGAGGAGAGGTACTCGGGTGGCTGACCGACTCGTTCGAGCGGATGACGGGCTATCGCGTCGCGGAGATCGTTCGCCGAGGGGGCTGGCGGGAGTTGGTGCATCCGGAGGACGCAGGGCGTTATGCCGAGTTTCAACGGCAATTGCTCGAAAAGCGATCGGCGTCCGGGGAGTATCGAATTTTCGCTAAAAATGGCGAGGCGTGCTGGTTGCGCGATACGGCGAAATGGGTGTGGGACGAAGAGCAAGGGCGCTACGGGCAGATTTTGGGGTCGGTTCGCAATATCAGCGATCGCAAGCGATCGGAAGCCCAGACCTTGCATACGATGTACTTGTTGCGTAAAAGCGAGGCCAAAAATCGTGCCTTGCTCAATGCGATTCCGGATTTGATGTTTCGCTTCGATCGCGCCGGAACCGTGTTGGATTTAAAGGCGGTCAAAGGGGTGGAGTTGGGAACGAGTCCGGTGCAGTTTGTCGGACGCCCACTCGCCGAACTATTTCCCGCCGAGGTGGCAGATCTGTGCATGAAAGCCCTGGAACGGGCGTTCAAGTGCCAGGATATCGAGATTTTCGAGTATGAATTGAATCTCGACGGCGAACCGTGCAGTTACGAGAGTCGGATCGTGGCGAGTGGGGACAATGAAGTGTTGGCGATCGTGCGCGACATTACCCAGCGCAAGCGCTGGGAACGGGCGGTGAGCGAAAGCGAGGAGAAATATCGCTCGGTGGTCGAGGGGGTGCGCGAGGCAATTTTTCAAACCGATCGCGCCGGACGGCTGACCTTTCTCAATCCGGCGTGGACTGAAATGACTGGATATGCAGTGGGCGAGAGTTTGGGCTGCTCTTTTATAGATTACGTGCATCCGAGCGATCGCCCCAAGTATGCCCAAATGTTTGCGCGGGCGATGGCGAGGGTTCCCGGGGACGACGACGAGGCGATCGCCCCCGGGGATGGAGTACCCGATTTTACCCGCCCCCATGAAGTCTGTTACTTGACCAAAGCGGGAGAAATGCGGTGGATGGAAGTCAACGCCCGTGTCTGTCTCGACGACGAAGGGGCGATCGTCGGCAGTGCGGGGATTCTCAACGATACCACCGAGCGCAAGCGCGCCGAGGAGCAGTTACGGCAAGCCAAAGCGGCTGCAGAAGCCGCCAACCAAGCGAAAAGTACGTTTCTGGCGAATATGAGCCACGAACTGCGAACGCCGTTAAATGCGATCGTCGGCTATAGCGAACTGTTGCAAGAAGATTGGGAAGAGTTGGGCGACGATCGCTCGATCGCCGATTTACAACGGATTCAAACCGCCGGAAAGCACTTGCTCAGTTTGATTAATGACATTTTGGATATTTCCAAGATCGAAGCCGGAAAGATGGAGTGGGAACTCGAAAGTTTTGAGATCGAGTCCCTCGTCGAGGAAATCGTCGCCAGCACTCAACCGCAGATCGCCAAAAATAATAACCAACTCGAAATTATTTACGGCCCCCATCTCGGCTCGATGTACGCCGACGCCACCAAAGTTCGACAAATTTTAGTCAATTTACTCGGAAATGCGGCGAAATTTACCACGAATGGGAAGATTACCCTGAGCGTCCGCCGGGAAAAAACTACCTTGCGCGCGGCGCGATCGCGCGATCGCGCCGATACGATTGTTTTTTGCGTCAGCGATACCGGGATCGGCATCGCCCCCCATCAATTGCCCAAACTGTTTGAAGCGTTTTCCCAAGGGGATGCATCGACCACGCGCAAATACGGCGGCACGGGTTTGGGTTTGGCAATCTGTCATGAATTCTGCAAAATGATGGGCGGTGAGATTTCTGTGGAAAGCGAATGCGATCGCGGTTCTACCTTTACCGTCCGTCTGAGTGCTGTCGTCGAAAGCCCGACAACACCCGGATCTAACCGTTAG
- a CDS encoding adenylate/guanylate cyclase domain-containing protein, with amino-acid sequence MTLDQASVLVVDDVEANRDLLCRRLQRQGYTVQVAEDGVKALELIRAEPFDLVLLDIMMPQMNGYQVLEELKADPNLRHIPAIMISAVDDIDSVVKCIKLGAEDYLPKPFNPVLLKARISACLEKKRLRDQEQAFLQQLKEEQEKSERLLLNILPKPIAERLKQGERTIADNFTQVTVMFADIVGFSQLSAHLSPAELVEFLNEIFSQFDQLADHYGLEKIKTIGDAYMVVGGLPTPRPDHAEAIARMALDMLVDIKQFRTKYGESVRMRIGIGTGPVEAGVIGTKKFSYDLWGDTVNMASRMESHGIPDCIQVTETTYQCLKDRFLFEKRGAIQVKGKGEMVTYLLVGKSEK; translated from the coding sequence ATGACACTCGACCAAGCTTCAGTGCTTGTGGTAGATGATGTTGAAGCAAACCGAGATTTGCTCTGCCGTCGGCTCCAACGGCAGGGCTACACCGTGCAGGTGGCGGAAGATGGAGTCAAAGCACTGGAGTTGATTCGCGCCGAACCGTTTGATTTGGTGCTACTCGATATCATGATGCCCCAAATGAATGGGTATCAGGTTCTCGAAGAGCTCAAAGCCGACCCGAATTTACGTCATATCCCGGCGATCATGATCTCCGCCGTAGACGATATCGATAGTGTCGTCAAGTGCATTAAACTCGGTGCAGAAGATTATTTACCCAAACCCTTCAATCCCGTTTTACTCAAGGCTCGGATTAGTGCCTGTTTGGAGAAAAAGCGCCTGCGCGACCAAGAACAAGCCTTTTTGCAGCAGTTGAAGGAAGAACAGGAAAAATCCGAACGGCTCTTACTCAATATTCTGCCCAAACCGATCGCCGAACGACTCAAGCAAGGCGAACGCACGATCGCCGATAATTTTACTCAAGTGACGGTGATGTTTGCCGATATTGTCGGCTTTTCTCAATTGTCCGCTCACTTGTCTCCCGCCGAGTTAGTCGAATTTCTCAACGAGATTTTTTCCCAGTTCGACCAACTCGCCGACCATTACGGACTCGAAAAAATTAAAACCATCGGCGACGCCTATATGGTCGTCGGCGGATTGCCCACCCCACGCCCGGATCACGCCGAGGCGATCGCCCGAATGGCCCTCGATATGCTCGTCGATATCAAGCAATTCCGCACCAAATACGGCGAAAGTGTGCGAATGCGTATCGGAATCGGCACCGGTCCGGTGGAAGCTGGGGTTATCGGTACGAAAAAGTTTAGTTACGATTTATGGGGCGATACGGTCAATATGGCCAGCCGGATGGAATCTCACGGGATTCCCGACTGTATCCAAGTCACGGAAACGACTTATCAATGTCTCAAAGATCGATTTTTATTCGAGAAACGCGGTGCGATTCAAGTGAAGGGGAAAGGGGAAATGGTGACGTATTTATTGGTGGGGAAAAGTGAAAAGTGA
- the clpS gene encoding ATP-dependent Clp protease adapter ClpS, translated as MATVLPVSAIAPTVTPDRTAQVTRKPYPNYRVIVLDDDFNTFEHVATCLMQYIPGMTGDRAWKLTNQVHFEGQATVWVGPLEQAELYHQQLSRAGLTMAPLEQA; from the coding sequence ATTGCTACAGTCTTGCCCGTGTCGGCCATAGCGCCGACGGTTACTCCCGATCGCACCGCTCAAGTCACTCGAAAACCTTATCCGAATTATCGGGTCATCGTCCTTGACGACGACTTCAATACGTTCGAACATGTGGCCACTTGTTTGATGCAATATATCCCCGGAATGACGGGCGATCGCGCCTGGAAACTGACCAATCAAGTACACTTTGAAGGTCAGGCGACTGTCTGGGTCGGGCCGTTAGAACAGGCGGAATTATATCACCAACAACTGAGTCGAGCCGGGTTGACCATGGCGCCTTTAGAACAGGCATGA
- a CDS encoding DUF2103 domain-containing protein, which translates to MSNPGGGRLVLNHSTNLPGLIPVLERLVKVSGVQTVTPGVIGRAKGHCPHLRLRVSVPIRGGYKAIARQGKTVQEVFIITNLSKKDLEEAIKSVKK; encoded by the coding sequence ATGAGTAATCCCGGCGGCGGGCGTTTAGTCCTCAACCATTCCACAAATTTACCCGGTTTAATTCCGGTTCTGGAACGCTTGGTAAAAGTTTCCGGAGTTCAAACAGTCACCCCCGGCGTTATCGGACGGGCAAAAGGTCACTGTCCCCACCTGCGCCTGAGAGTGTCGGTTCCGATTCGCGGGGGCTACAAGGCGATCGCCCGTCAGGGAAAAACCGTGCAAGAAGTTTTTATTATCACCAATTTGAGTAAAAAAGATTTAGAAGAGGCGATTAAATCGGTCAAGAAATAG
- a CDS encoding ABC transporter ATP-binding protein, translating into MTNSPILTLDRVSKTFSKSFAPAVDRISLSLNKGEILGLLGPSGCGKTTLLRLIAGFERPDDGAIAINSEPVAAPGVWIPPERRHLGMVFQEYALFPHLDVAANIAFGLQPGDRTEIRERVADAIALVGLTGLERRYPHELSGGQRQRVALARALAPSPALVLLDEPLSNLDVQVRLYLREEVRKILKTTGTTGIFVTHDREEALAISDKVAVMCGGHLEQLGTPEEIYRHPASRFVAGFVTQANFLPAQRNGQVWETEVGSFVANVAKDEIDSKETGESMGIGDGELMIREEDLHLQPDDSAPVAIRDRQFLGREHRYCLIAPSGRELHARTTSEPALAIGTRVKLIAPQEALRVFPAQTPRR; encoded by the coding sequence ATGACCAACTCTCCCATTCTGACCTTAGACCGCGTTAGCAAGACCTTCTCTAAAAGTTTCGCCCCCGCCGTCGATCGCATTTCCCTGAGTTTGAATAAGGGGGAAATCCTCGGATTGCTCGGGCCGTCCGGTTGCGGTAAAACGACCTTATTGCGCTTAATTGCCGGATTCGAGCGACCGGACGACGGCGCGATCGCCATTAACTCAGAACCCGTTGCGGCGCCGGGAGTTTGGATTCCCCCCGAACGGCGTCATTTGGGCATGGTGTTTCAAGAATACGCCCTCTTTCCCCATCTCGACGTTGCCGCCAATATTGCCTTCGGACTGCAACCGGGAGATCGAACAGAAATTCGCGAACGGGTTGCAGATGCGATCGCCCTGGTCGGACTCACCGGACTCGAACGGCGCTATCCTCACGAACTCTCCGGCGGTCAGCGTCAGCGCGTCGCTTTAGCCCGCGCCTTGGCCCCTTCTCCCGCCCTCGTTTTGCTGGACGAACCCTTGAGTAATTTAGACGTACAAGTGCGGCTTTACCTGCGCGAAGAAGTGCGTAAAATTCTCAAAACGACCGGAACCACGGGGATTTTCGTCACCCACGATCGCGAGGAAGCATTAGCGATTTCCGATAAAGTTGCGGTGATGTGCGGCGGACATTTGGAACAGTTGGGAACCCCTGAAGAGATTTATCGCCACCCCGCCTCCCGTTTCGTCGCCGGATTTGTTACCCAAGCCAATTTTCTGCCCGCCCAACGCAACGGTCAAGTTTGGGAAACCGAGGTCGGATCCTTCGTGGCGAACGTGGCGAAGGATGAAATTGACAGCAAAGAGACCGGGGAATCGATGGGGATAGGGGATGGCGAATTGATGATTCGCGAAGAAGATTTGCACTTGCAACCGGACGACAGCGCCCCGGTCGCGATCCGCGATCGCCAATTTCTCGGACGAGAACATCGCTACTGTTTGATCGCCCCTTCCGGTCGGGAACTGCACGCGCGCACGACGAGCGAACCCGCATTGGCGATCGGAACTCGGGTCAAGTTAATCGCCCCCCAAGAGGCGTTACGGGTCTTTCCGGCTCAAACTCCCCGGAGATAG
- a CDS encoding RNA-guided endonuclease InsQ/TnpB family protein, giving the protein MDSGNTSLKSKKIRVYPETKLKMTWRKWLAASRYCYNAGMARLRDTYFEGLKLPSAYDLRQVVMSKIPEWVNSTPFNLRGAAVLDAHAAFKNTPKEHKLRPKFRSCRQPVSSFKLQSQNWRGDTTYPTHKTESGIKLKELKVNASEEIPEAIPSDFNVILDRGRWFITYTVEEERLTNPHQQAIALDPGVRTFLTGFDGNKIIELGNGSISRIVKLCKRLDRIQSETAKAKGRDNKRERFKLRKLARQLRIKIRNLVDECHKKTAAFLTSNYSQVMIPDFKSSFMVYRAKRKINHKTARSLLTWAHYRFKQRLVHQAVKRGCQVIEVTEEYTSKTCSKCGQIHNRLGGSKKFVCPNCSHRIDRDANGSINVFLKTISGN; this is encoded by the coding sequence ATGGACTCAGGAAATACAAGTCTCAAATCAAAGAAGATCCGGGTTTACCCTGAAACCAAATTAAAGATGACTTGGCGCAAGTGGCTGGCAGCTAGCAGATATTGCTATAACGCCGGAATGGCAAGATTACGCGATACTTACTTTGAAGGGCTTAAATTACCTAGTGCTTATGACTTGCGTCAGGTGGTGATGTCGAAGATCCCGGAATGGGTAAATTCAACTCCCTTTAATTTGCGTGGAGCGGCGGTGCTCGACGCTCATGCCGCCTTTAAAAACACTCCCAAAGAACACAAGCTGAGGCCAAAGTTTCGGAGTTGCCGTCAACCCGTTTCATCCTTTAAGTTACAGTCTCAAAACTGGAGAGGGGACACGACCTACCCAACGCACAAAACCGAGTCAGGAATTAAGCTAAAGGAGCTAAAAGTCAATGCCAGTGAAGAAATACCAGAAGCGATTCCGAGCGATTTTAATGTCATTTTGGATCGAGGTAGATGGTTTATAACTTACACCGTCGAAGAGGAAAGGCTGACCAATCCTCATCAACAGGCGATCGCCCTAGACCCTGGAGTGAGAACTTTTTTGACTGGTTTTGACGGCAACAAGATCATTGAACTAGGCAACGGCTCAATCTCGCGCATTGTCAAGCTCTGTAAGCGTTTAGATCGGATTCAGTCAGAAACTGCTAAAGCTAAAGGTAGAGACAATAAGCGCGAAAGATTCAAGCTAAGAAAGCTGGCTCGGCAGCTAAGAATAAAAATTAGAAACCTGGTTGATGAATGTCACAAAAAGACTGCTGCTTTCTTGACCTCTAATTACTCCCAGGTCATGATTCCCGACTTTAAGTCATCGTTCATGGTCTACAGAGCCAAGCGAAAGATTAACCATAAAACAGCACGTTCTTTGCTCACTTGGGCGCACTACCGCTTTAAACAGAGGCTGGTTCACCAAGCGGTTAAACGAGGCTGCCAGGTAATAGAAGTCACGGAAGAATATACAAGCAAAACCTGCTCAAAATGCGGGCAGATTCACAATCGGCTAGGCGGTTCTAAGAAATTTGTCTGCCCCAATTGCTCCCATAGAATCGACCGGGATGCTAATGGCAGTATCAATGTCTTTTTGAAAACAATCTCTGGCAATTAG
- a CDS encoding IS607 family transposase: protein MPKKYVTPKEAQAILGVSEKTLRNWDKQGKIHAIRIPSGHRRYDISSIAGKKNRARIIYARVSSHKQKADLDRQADYLLCLYPRAEVIKEIGSGLNYNRKKFKAILERVMSGDVEQLVVGHKDRLARFGFELLKWICELNHTELVVCNNTELSPEREMVEDILAIVHVFSYRLYGLRKYKSQIKEDPGLP, encoded by the coding sequence ATGCCGAAAAAATATGTCACCCCGAAAGAAGCGCAAGCAATTCTCGGAGTCTCTGAGAAGACCCTGCGAAATTGGGACAAACAAGGAAAAATACATGCAATTAGAATTCCCTCTGGACATCGCAGGTATGACATATCCTCGATTGCCGGAAAGAAAAATAGAGCAAGGATCATCTATGCCAGAGTCAGCAGTCACAAGCAAAAAGCAGACCTTGACCGGCAAGCAGATTACCTACTTTGCCTCTACCCAAGAGCCGAAGTCATCAAAGAAATCGGGTCAGGACTCAACTACAATCGAAAAAAATTTAAAGCCATTCTGGAACGAGTTATGTCAGGAGATGTCGAACAGCTTGTGGTCGGGCACAAAGACAGATTGGCAAGATTTGGATTTGAGTTGCTCAAATGGATTTGCGAACTCAACCATACAGAACTCGTGGTTTGCAACAACACAGAACTTAGTCCAGAAAGAGAAATGGTGGAAGACATACTGGCAATCGTTCACGTCTTCTCTTACCGACTCTATGGACTCAGGAAATACAAGTCTCAAATCAAAGAAGATCCGGGTTTACCCTGA